In the Methylophilus sp. 5 genome, one interval contains:
- a CDS encoding efflux RND transporter periplasmic adaptor subunit — protein sequence MKRILFLIMFAGVSCNALAATVLPLSAAQLQQMQVQWGPLQAQNKGLSASYPAEVVLPPTQTRVVTAAQGGLITQLSASVGDMVKQGQVIGQLSSPDLVALQSGYLQSDTQARLQAQALKRDQALFQDGIIAQRRLQETQSAYETSQALMHEHKQTLQLAGMSERQIQQLAQKRTMQNGMAIIAPINGQIIEQQQAVGARVDMATPIYTISNPKPLWLMIQVPLAQAQRLKPGNMVRLPKQHLSANIDTVLRQLNKNNQTTQVRASISQGAEQLSVGQIVEVALVENTAQASFTVPRSAVARQGEQAVIFVQQAKGIAVTPVKIVLEQDQQLIVQAALHGNERIAVQGVAALKGHWLGLGGE from the coding sequence ATGAAAAGAATTCTTTTTTTAATCATGTTTGCTGGTGTGTCATGCAACGCATTAGCAGCCACCGTCTTGCCACTCTCTGCGGCGCAATTACAACAAATGCAAGTGCAATGGGGCCCGCTGCAAGCACAAAACAAGGGCTTATCTGCCAGTTATCCGGCAGAAGTGGTGCTACCGCCCACACAAACCCGCGTGGTCACCGCAGCACAAGGCGGGCTCATTACCCAACTCAGCGCAAGCGTTGGCGACATGGTCAAACAGGGGCAAGTGATTGGCCAGCTGAGCAGCCCGGATTTGGTGGCATTACAAAGCGGCTATTTACAAAGCGACACGCAGGCCAGACTGCAGGCGCAGGCACTCAAACGCGACCAGGCGTTATTTCAGGATGGCATTATTGCCCAGCGACGCCTGCAAGAAACTCAAAGTGCTTATGAAACCAGCCAGGCGCTGATGCATGAACACAAACAAACCTTGCAACTGGCAGGCATGAGCGAACGCCAGATTCAGCAGCTGGCACAAAAACGTACCATGCAAAACGGCATGGCGATTATCGCGCCAATCAACGGCCAAATTATAGAGCAGCAGCAAGCCGTAGGCGCACGGGTGGATATGGCAACGCCGATTTACACCATTAGTAACCCCAAACCTTTATGGCTGATGATACAAGTGCCGCTGGCGCAAGCACAACGGCTCAAGCCAGGCAACATGGTGCGCTTACCCAAGCAACATCTGAGCGCCAACATTGACACCGTATTGCGGCAATTGAATAAAAATAATCAAACCACACAAGTGCGAGCGTCGATTAGCCAAGGCGCCGAGCAACTCTCGGTCGGCCAAATCGTTGAGGTGGCATTGGTTGAGAACACGGCTCAAGCCAGCTTTACGGTACCGAGAAGCGCGGTGGCCAGGCAAGGCGAACAAGCAGTGATCTTTGTGCAGCAGGCCAAAGGCATTGCAGTCACGCCGGTGAAAATCGTCCTCGAGCAAGACCAGCAATTAATAGTGCAAGCTGCTTTGCATGGCAATGAACGCATCGCCGTGCAAGGCGTAGCGGCGTTAAAAGGCCATTGGCTAGGCCTGGGTGGGGAGTAA
- a CDS encoding efflux RND transporter permease subunit: MLNWLIETSLKQRLLVCVFAIGLLFAGWAAYQSIPIDAFPDVSSTQVKIIIKSPGMTPEEVEARITAPIEVEMLGIPKQTSLRAVAKYALTDITIDFEDGTDIYWARQQVTERLNNAWPNLPTDISGGIAPMTTPLGEMFMFTIESDTLSLQEKRSLLDWVIRPRLRTVPGVADVNALGGLVRSFEIVPDNAKLQARGIALSELQQAISDNNRNDGAGRLKDGEESLLVRAEGAFKTLDDVSNTVIKGHIGSPVRIADVAEVRIGELTRYGAVSRNGKGEAVEGLVLGLRGANARQVVEGVRAKLAEIAPSLPKDVTIQVFYDRGDLVARAVHTVNKALVEAVALVLILLVLFLGNLRAALTVACALPMAMLATFWLMQYYGMSANLMSLGGLAIAIGMLVDSAVVVVENIVDHLAHAPEKQAQTKLSIIVTAMREVSVPVSAGIVIIITVFLPLLTLQGLEGKLFAPVALSIMFALGSSLLLSLTIIPVLASFLIQNHAAEDPWLIRHLNRWYARALSTAMQYKRAVLATAGLLLLLTVLVYPLIGKTFMPTMDEGDVIIGTEKLPSIALSQSIATDTHLQQTLLQQVTEIKGVYSRVGSDELGLDPMGINQSDNFLILKPREQWQVPDKAALINKLRQVMQGIPGLDYNFSQPIELRVNEMILGVRGDLALKIFGTDLNVLNQTAQQIIKVLEAVPGNQDVYTPQNSGVQYLQIKIDRVAAGRLGLSIADINTLLQSQLEGKLLGIVLEGNRRTPILLRGSQVVRESSSDFSQLMLALPQGDTVPLTSVASIVREEGPVKIDRERGNRMVVVTANVKGRDLVSFVEEAKQKVAQQVKLPEGYWLKWGGQFENQQRAAARLSIVIPMAIALIALLLFMTFGSLPKALLILANIPFAMIGGVFALWLSGEYLSVPASVGFIALLGIAVLNGVVMVSHFQQLAAQGMAASKIAYEGAKRRLRPVLMTASITAFGLIPLLFATGPGAEIQRPLAIVVIGGLITATFLTLFVLPILYQHFFGKEKVD, encoded by the coding sequence ATGTTAAATTGGCTAATAGAAACCTCACTTAAACAGCGCTTGCTGGTCTGCGTGTTTGCCATTGGTTTGCTGTTTGCAGGCTGGGCTGCGTATCAAAGCATTCCGATTGATGCCTTCCCGGATGTGTCTTCTACCCAGGTCAAAATCATCATCAAATCACCGGGCATGACACCGGAAGAAGTCGAAGCCAGGATTACAGCGCCGATTGAAGTCGAAATGCTGGGCATCCCCAAACAGACCAGTTTACGGGCCGTAGCCAAATATGCGCTGACCGACATCACTATTGATTTTGAAGATGGCACGGATATTTATTGGGCGCGCCAGCAAGTCACCGAGCGGCTCAATAATGCCTGGCCAAACCTGCCCACCGACATCTCCGGCGGCATTGCGCCCATGACCACACCGTTGGGCGAGATGTTTATGTTCACCATTGAGTCTGACACACTGAGCCTGCAAGAAAAACGCTCGTTGCTTGATTGGGTGATACGCCCACGCCTGCGCACCGTGCCCGGCGTGGCCGATGTAAATGCCCTTGGCGGGCTAGTGCGCAGCTTTGAAATTGTGCCCGATAACGCCAAACTGCAAGCGCGTGGCATCGCGCTGAGTGAATTGCAGCAAGCCATTAGCGACAACAACCGCAACGATGGCGCAGGCCGCCTCAAAGATGGTGAAGAGTCACTATTGGTGCGCGCAGAAGGTGCCTTTAAAACGCTGGATGACGTCAGCAACACGGTGATTAAAGGCCACATTGGCAGCCCGGTACGCATTGCCGATGTAGCTGAAGTGCGTATAGGTGAACTGACACGCTATGGCGCCGTCTCCCGCAATGGCAAAGGCGAGGCTGTCGAAGGCCTGGTGCTTGGCTTGCGCGGTGCAAATGCGCGGCAAGTGGTCGAAGGCGTCCGCGCCAAGCTGGCTGAAATTGCGCCCAGCTTGCCAAAAGACGTTACTATCCAGGTGTTTTACGATAGAGGCGACCTGGTTGCGCGTGCCGTACACACGGTGAACAAAGCGCTTGTGGAGGCCGTGGCCCTGGTGCTTATTTTACTGGTGTTGTTTTTGGGCAATCTGCGCGCCGCACTCACCGTGGCCTGCGCATTGCCAATGGCGATGCTGGCCACCTTTTGGCTCATGCAGTATTACGGCATGTCAGCCAACCTGATGTCTTTAGGCGGGCTGGCGATTGCCATCGGCATGCTGGTCGACTCTGCCGTGGTGGTGGTAGAAAACATCGTCGACCACCTGGCACATGCACCAGAAAAACAAGCCCAAACTAAGCTCAGCATCATTGTCACCGCCATGCGTGAAGTCAGTGTGCCAGTCAGCGCAGGCATCGTGATTATTATTACGGTGTTTTTACCGTTGCTGACCTTGCAAGGCCTGGAAGGTAAACTGTTTGCCCCGGTCGCGCTCAGCATTATGTTTGCGCTAGGCTCGTCGCTGCTGCTGTCACTGACCATTATCCCGGTGCTGGCATCGTTCCTGATTCAAAACCATGCCGCTGAAGACCCATGGCTAATCCGCCACCTCAATCGCTGGTATGCTCGCGCATTGTCTACAGCCATGCAATACAAACGCGCGGTGTTAGCCACCGCCGGCCTATTACTGCTACTCACAGTGCTGGTGTATCCGCTCATCGGCAAAACCTTTATGCCCACCATGGACGAAGGCGACGTCATTATCGGCACCGAGAAGCTGCCATCCATCGCCTTATCGCAAAGCATTGCCACCGATACGCATCTGCAACAAACCTTGTTGCAGCAAGTCACTGAAATTAAGGGCGTCTACTCCAGGGTGGGATCCGACGAACTGGGGCTGGATCCGATGGGCATTAACCAGAGTGATAATTTCCTTATACTCAAACCGCGTGAGCAATGGCAAGTGCCGGACAAAGCGGCCCTGATCAATAAACTACGCCAGGTCATGCAGGGCATCCCCGGCCTGGATTACAACTTTTCGCAACCGATTGAATTGCGCGTCAATGAAATGATCTTAGGCGTACGCGGTGACTTAGCGCTAAAGATCTTTGGCACCGACCTCAACGTACTTAATCAAACCGCCCAGCAAATCATCAAAGTGCTGGAAGCCGTACCCGGTAATCAGGATGTTTACACGCCACAAAACAGTGGCGTGCAGTACCTGCAGATTAAAATCGACCGCGTGGCCGCAGGCAGGCTGGGCTTAAGCATCGCCGACATCAACACCCTCTTGCAAAGCCAGCTAGAAGGCAAACTACTGGGCATCGTACTTGAGGGCAACCGCCGCACGCCTATTTTGCTGCGCGGCAGCCAGGTCGTGCGTGAATCGTCATCAGACTTCAGTCAGCTTATGCTTGCCTTACCACAAGGCGACACGGTGCCTCTCACCAGTGTTGCCAGCATTGTGCGTGAAGAAGGCCCGGTCAAAATCGACCGTGAGCGCGGCAACCGCATGGTGGTGGTCACCGCCAACGTCAAAGGCCGCGATTTGGTGAGCTTTGTCGAAGAAGCAAAGCAAAAGGTCGCCCAGCAAGTCAAACTACCAGAAGGCTACTGGTTAAAATGGGGCGGCCAGTTCGAGAACCAGCAACGCGCCGCTGCACGTCTGAGCATCGTCATCCCAATGGCCATTGCGCTCATCGCCCTGCTGCTATTTATGACCTTTGGCTCGCTGCCCAAAGCGCTGCTGATACTCGCCAACATCCCGTTTGCCATGATAGGCGGCGTCTTTGCACTGTGGCTGTCAGGCGAGTATTTGTCCGTGCCCGCCTCGGTTGGTTTTATTGCCTTGCTAGGCATCGCCGTACTCAATGGCGTAGTGATGGTCAGTCATTTTCAGCAGTTAGCGGCGCAAGGCATGGCGGCGAGCAAGATTGCTTATGAAGGCGCCAAACGACGCCTGCGGCCGGTGCTGATGACGGCCAGCATTACCGCATTTGGCTTGATTCCGTTATTGTTTGCAACAGGGCCAGGAGCGGAGATTCAACGGCCATTGGCGATTGTGGTGATTGGCGGGTTGATCACGGCAACATTCTTGACGTTGTTTGTATTGCCGATCTTGTATCAGCATTTTTTTGGTAAAGAGAAAGTGGATTGA
- the lnt gene encoding apolipoprotein N-acyltransferase, which translates to MSLLQTWASHAPLWQRAVLALLLGVFTVLGFAPYGLFWLPWLTSVGLLWLWQQAATPAQVFKLGLAFGLGLYGLGIYWIYISLHTFGGMPWWFAGFCTFCLCAFMALFPALAGYLAKRLGHLLFAAPLLWALSDWVRSWIFTGFPWLTLGYSQAPDSPLAGFFPVIGVYGVSALVMLFATCLLIVATSGPRLRAAGGVAVLLIGGSLLTQLPWTQAVGKPVSVALLQGNISQTIKWSPEHAEQTLRQYFDMVQQANAQLIVLPETALPVLLEQLAPAYLDALKQHAQSQQADLLIGVVESKQGEYFNSAISLGASPTQSYSKSHLVPFGEYIPLKSVFGWIYRDWLHMPLSDLSRGTSKKPLLIAGQKVGVNICYEDVFGDEIAQQLPQAELLVNISNDAWYGQSFAADQHMQFSQVRAIETGRMVLRSTNTGATAIIDTHGQVLQHVAHDQAVILTGDAQSYSGQTPFVWWGNWAFLVLSVGGLLLIWRRR; encoded by the coding sequence TTGAGTTTGCTGCAAACATGGGCAAGCCATGCCCCACTTTGGCAACGTGCGGTGTTAGCGCTGTTGCTCGGCGTATTCACGGTGCTTGGCTTTGCCCCCTATGGATTATTTTGGTTACCTTGGCTCACCTCAGTCGGGCTACTCTGGTTGTGGCAACAGGCCGCAACACCCGCGCAGGTATTTAAACTAGGGCTGGCTTTTGGCCTCGGGCTGTATGGGCTAGGCATTTACTGGATTTATATCAGCCTGCATACTTTTGGTGGCATGCCGTGGTGGTTTGCCGGATTTTGCACTTTTTGCCTGTGTGCATTTATGGCGCTGTTTCCAGCGCTTGCGGGTTACCTGGCGAAGCGGCTCGGTCATTTATTGTTTGCGGCACCACTTTTGTGGGCCTTGTCAGATTGGGTGCGCAGCTGGATTTTTACTGGCTTCCCCTGGCTCACACTGGGCTACAGTCAGGCCCCGGATAGCCCGCTGGCTGGCTTTTTTCCTGTCATCGGTGTGTATGGCGTGTCAGCGCTGGTGATGCTGTTCGCTACCTGCTTGCTCATCGTGGCTACGTCAGGCCCACGTTTGCGCGCAGCGGGCGGGGTGGCTGTTTTGCTTATCGGCGGTAGCCTGCTCACCCAGCTGCCGTGGACTCAAGCTGTTGGCAAGCCTGTCAGTGTCGCCTTGTTGCAAGGCAATATCAGCCAGACTATTAAATGGTCGCCCGAACATGCAGAGCAGACCTTGCGCCAATATTTCGACATGGTGCAGCAAGCAAACGCACAATTGATTGTCTTGCCAGAAACCGCCTTACCCGTGTTGCTCGAGCAGTTAGCCCCTGCTTATCTGGATGCGCTCAAACAACACGCACAAAGCCAGCAGGCTGACTTGCTGATCGGGGTGGTCGAGAGCAAACAGGGCGAGTATTTTAATAGCGCCATCAGCCTTGGCGCATCACCGACACAATCCTACTCCAAAAGCCATTTGGTGCCGTTTGGCGAATATATTCCGCTTAAAAGCGTGTTTGGCTGGATTTACCGCGACTGGCTGCATATGCCGCTCAGCGATTTATCGCGCGGCACCTCTAAAAAACCATTGTTAATCGCCGGGCAAAAAGTGGGCGTGAATATTTGCTACGAAGACGTATTTGGTGACGAAATCGCACAACAGCTGCCACAAGCCGAGTTGTTGGTGAATATCAGTAACGACGCCTGGTACGGGCAGTCGTTTGCCGCGGATCAGCATATGCAGTTTAGCCAGGTGCGTGCGATAGAAACCGGGCGTATGGTGTTGCGTAGTACTAATACTGGCGCGACGGCGATCATCGATACGCATGGCCAGGTGTTGCAGCATGTAGCGCATGACCAAGCGGTGATATTGACCGGGGATGCGCAAAGTTATAGTGGGCAGACGCCTTTTGTTTGGTGGGGGAACTGGGCGTTTCTGGTGTTGAGTGTTGGTGGGTTGTTGTTGATTTGGCGGAGAAGGTGA
- a CDS encoding ChbG/HpnK family deacetylase → MAKVIICADDYAQSAEIDAAILTLIERGILTATSCMTLSPRWPASARQLSPQLRTKADLGLHLDFTQFSQTIRAPHPVLVVRSLLGLLSTQKVMANIKQQLDAFEDALHMPPDYIDGHLHVHQLPIIREALLTILQHRYSHLAPAERPWLRISSPPVGSGLKARMIHWLGAQTFKQLAAAAGFRVSPVLLGVYDFQGDAAAYQAHWLMWARQLKQLLPASDHSLPPVLMCHPARPTRVIDPHDPIAIARMIEWQVMQSADFSAWLAMADVQPVKGLMKGAH, encoded by the coding sequence ATGGCTAAGGTCATTATTTGTGCAGATGACTATGCGCAGTCGGCAGAGATCGATGCCGCTATTTTGACCCTGATTGAGCGGGGCATTTTGACGGCGACGTCTTGTATGACCCTGAGTCCGCGCTGGCCTGCCAGCGCCAGACAACTCAGCCCACAGTTGCGCACGAAAGCCGACCTCGGACTACACCTCGACTTCACCCAGTTTTCGCAAACCATACGCGCGCCGCACCCAGTGCTGGTCGTGCGTAGTTTGCTTGGCTTGCTCAGCACACAAAAGGTGATGGCCAATATCAAGCAACAGCTGGATGCTTTTGAAGATGCGTTACATATGCCGCCAGATTACATTGATGGCCATTTACACGTCCATCAGCTGCCAATCATCCGCGAGGCACTACTCACCATTTTGCAACATCGATACAGCCACTTGGCCCCGGCCGAGCGGCCATGGCTGAGGATCTCCAGCCCTCCAGTAGGTAGTGGCCTCAAGGCAAGAATGATTCATTGGTTAGGCGCACAAACATTCAAGCAATTGGCCGCTGCGGCTGGGTTCCGCGTGTCGCCCGTCTTGTTGGGCGTGTATGACTTTCAGGGCGATGCCGCCGCGTATCAGGCGCATTGGCTGATGTGGGCCAGACAGCTCAAGCAACTGCTGCCCGCGTCTGACCACAGCCTGCCGCCAGTGCTGATGTGCCACCCGGCGCGGCCAACACGCGTCATCGACCCGCATGATCCGATTGCGATTGCCAGAATGATCGAGTGGCAAGTGATGCAATCGGCTGATTTTTCTGCCTGGCTAGCCATGGCGGATGTACAGCCGGTAAAAGGGTTGATGAAAGGTGCGCATTGA
- a CDS encoding GtrA family protein translates to MRASVLGFVSVGALAAAVHYIVALLAHAWGWQPAGANWLGFLCAFPVSYLGHRRWSFRGTQASHMSAFLKFLAVALLGFVGNQALLWLALTYTALPFWFVLGVVMVLIAVSTWLLSRFWAFKHD, encoded by the coding sequence ATGCGCGCCTCTGTGTTAGGGTTTGTCAGTGTTGGCGCTTTGGCGGCGGCCGTGCATTATATCGTGGCATTGCTGGCGCACGCCTGGGGCTGGCAGCCTGCGGGCGCTAACTGGTTAGGGTTCTTATGTGCGTTTCCGGTCAGTTATCTTGGCCATCGTCGCTGGTCATTTCGTGGCACGCAAGCCAGTCATATGAGTGCATTCCTCAAGTTTCTGGCGGTGGCTTTGCTCGGTTTTGTGGGTAATCAGGCCTTGTTGTGGCTGGCCTTAACTTACACCGCATTGCCTTTCTGGTTTGTGCTTGGTGTCGTGATGGTGTTGATTGCGGTGAGCACCTGGCTGCTGAGTCGCTTTTGGGCCTTTAAGCATGATTAA
- a CDS encoding glycosyltransferase family 2 protein yields the protein MTTVDSHRSATQPHITVMVPAYNEEKNIAHTLQNIRSVLQQMSPHWDMVVVDDGSRDQTSQVVQSLVEDCHVTLVRFSRNFGKENAISAGLSYAKGDVVICMDADGQHASELMFTMLEKWREGYDMVYAVRQDREQESSFKLWGSRLFYRMMSASTHVEIPRDAGDFRLMNRQVVDALCALPERNRFMKGIYAWVGYKSIGIPYTPLPRLHGESAYSKLKLIALAWTGITSFSVLPLRLASLTGATLALLAFAYGAVVVIDALFFHESVPGWPTVVASMMFFAGVQLLFIGVLGEYLARVYDEVKGRPPYIVAEVVAPASSSRQP from the coding sequence ATGACAACTGTTGACTCTCATCGCTCTGCCACCCAGCCGCATATTACGGTGATGGTGCCCGCTTACAATGAAGAAAAAAATATTGCGCACACGCTGCAAAATATCCGTAGTGTATTGCAACAAATGTCACCCCACTGGGACATGGTGGTGGTTGATGATGGCAGCCGTGACCAGACCTCACAGGTTGTGCAGTCGCTGGTAGAAGATTGCCATGTCACCCTGGTCAGGTTTTCGCGTAATTTTGGTAAAGAAAATGCGATTAGTGCAGGCCTCAGCTACGCCAAAGGCGACGTAGTGATCTGCATGGATGCAGATGGTCAGCATGCTTCTGAACTCATGTTTACCATGCTGGAAAAGTGGCGTGAAGGCTACGACATGGTGTACGCCGTGCGTCAGGACCGTGAACAGGAGTCTTCGTTTAAATTGTGGGGCTCGCGTCTGTTTTACCGCATGATGAGTGCCAGCACGCATGTAGAGATTCCACGTGATGCCGGGGATTTCCGCCTGATGAATCGCCAGGTAGTTGATGCGCTGTGCGCACTGCCAGAGCGTAACCGCTTTATGAAGGGTATTTATGCCTGGGTCGGTTATAAATCCATAGGTATCCCTTACACGCCTTTGCCGCGATTGCACGGCGAAAGTGCCTATTCAAAACTCAAGTTGATTGCCTTGGCGTGGACGGGCATCACCAGTTTTTCTGTTTTACCTTTACGCCTGGCCAGCTTAACCGGCGCGACACTGGCCTTATTGGCTTTTGCCTATGGCGCAGTGGTGGTGATTGATGCCTTGTTTTTCCATGAGTCTGTGCCTGGTTGGCCAACCGTGGTGGCCAGTATGATGTTTTTTGCTGGTGTGCAGCTGTTATTTATTGGCGTGCTGGGCGAATACCTGGCGCGCGTGTATGACGAAGTCAAAGGCCGCCCGCCTTATATTGTGGCCGAAGTCGTTGCACCCGCTTCGTCCAGTCGCCAGCCTTGA
- the phoB gene encoding phosphate regulon transcriptional regulator PhoB, with the protein MAAANILVVEDEPAIQELLALNIKQAGHHAIRATSVEHAQMLLRETMPDLILLDWMLPGMSGIEFARRLKSDSLTKEVPIIMLTARGDEFDKVRGLEVGADDYVTKPFSPRELNARIKAVLRRRAPQMTDDPIEIAGLHLDPTTHRVTGHNVHIPLGPTEFKLLHFFMTNPERVHSRTQLLDKVWGDRVFVEDRTVDVHIRRLRNALVASKHEEMIQTVRGSGYRFSVHTDPGH; encoded by the coding sequence ATGGCAGCAGCGAATATTTTGGTGGTAGAGGACGAACCGGCGATTCAGGAATTGCTGGCGTTAAATATCAAACAGGCGGGACATCACGCTATCCGTGCCACCAGCGTTGAACATGCACAAATGTTGTTGCGCGAAACGATGCCAGACCTGATTTTGCTGGACTGGATGTTGCCAGGCATGAGTGGCATTGAGTTTGCACGTCGCTTAAAATCAGACAGCCTGACCAAAGAAGTGCCGATTATCATGCTGACCGCACGTGGCGACGAGTTTGATAAAGTGCGTGGACTTGAAGTCGGCGCCGATGATTATGTCACCAAGCCATTTAGCCCGCGTGAGCTGAATGCGCGTATCAAAGCCGTGTTGCGCAGACGTGCACCGCAAATGACCGATGATCCGATTGAAATTGCCGGCTTGCATCTGGACCCCACCACGCATCGCGTGACGGGTCATAATGTGCATATTCCACTGGGCCCGACTGAGTTTAAATTATTACACTTTTTTATGACTAACCCTGAGCGCGTGCACAGCCGCACGCAATTGCTGGACAAAGTCTGGGGTGACCGCGTGTTTGTTGAAGACCGCACGGTGGACGTGCATATTCGTCGCTTGCGTAATGCACTGGTCGCGTCCAAACATGAAGAAATGATTCAAACGGTGCGTGGTTCCGGCTATCGTTTCTCGGTGCATACTGACCCTGGGCACTAA
- a CDS encoding OFA family MFS transporter — protein sequence MAYGFSVFWKPLGNALTGPDGKPVAACAAGASTFADKLAGTAKALTATDCNWTQFDLGWMYTLFFVLLGCSAALWGGWLERAGPRKAGLVAMLCWCGGLLISALGVYQHQLWMMWLGSGVIGGIGLGLGYISPVSTLIKWFPDRRGMATGLAIMGFGGGAMIGSPLATKLMSFFATPTAPGVWQTFVVLALIYAVFMTCGSLGYRVPAANWKPAGWTPPDTQHNRLVATRHVHLKNAHKTPQFWLLWLILCMNVSAAIGIIGAAAPMLQETFGGVLIGQPTLGFADIKADEALTAAAAAVGAGFVGLISLFNIFGRIGWATSSDKLGRKTTYFIFFVLGIMMYICGTYAANHHQLALFLLVFCIIASMYGGGFATIPAYLADLFGTQFVGAIHGRLLTAWSTAGILGPVIVNYLHDVRLEANVAYADIYAPIFMTLAALLGIGFVANLLVRPVADKYFMSDSELAAEQSSGKTTANETVSVGQNDQKTPGILVKLAWLAVLIPISYGIWMTVQKAWSLFA from the coding sequence ATGGCTTATGGCTTTAGCGTGTTTTGGAAACCACTGGGCAACGCGCTCACTGGGCCAGATGGCAAACCAGTTGCTGCCTGCGCCGCTGGCGCCAGCACATTTGCCGACAAATTGGCTGGCACAGCCAAAGCGCTCACCGCCACCGACTGTAACTGGACCCAGTTTGACTTAGGCTGGATGTATACCCTGTTTTTTGTGCTGCTCGGCTGCTCGGCTGCTCTTTGGGGCGGCTGGCTGGAACGTGCAGGCCCGCGCAAAGCAGGCCTGGTTGCCATGCTTTGCTGGTGCGGTGGCTTGCTTATTTCTGCCCTCGGTGTGTATCAACACCAGTTGTGGATGATGTGGCTAGGCAGTGGCGTCATTGGCGGCATCGGCCTGGGGCTGGGTTATATTTCACCGGTCTCGACCCTGATTAAATGGTTTCCTGATCGCCGCGGCATGGCGACTGGCCTGGCGATTATGGGCTTTGGCGGCGGCGCCATGATAGGCTCGCCACTGGCCACCAAGCTCATGAGCTTTTTTGCCACGCCAACTGCCCCTGGAGTGTGGCAAACCTTTGTCGTACTGGCCTTGATTTATGCGGTATTTATGACCTGCGGTTCACTGGGTTATCGCGTGCCCGCCGCCAACTGGAAACCGGCTGGCTGGACGCCGCCAGACACACAACACAACCGTTTAGTCGCCACACGGCACGTGCACTTAAAAAACGCACACAAAACGCCGCAGTTTTGGCTGCTTTGGCTCATTTTATGCATGAATGTATCGGCCGCGATTGGCATTATTGGTGCCGCCGCGCCTATGTTGCAGGAAACGTTTGGCGGCGTGCTGATTGGCCAACCAACGCTTGGTTTTGCCGACATCAAGGCAGATGAAGCGCTCACAGCTGCCGCAGCAGCAGTAGGCGCCGGATTTGTCGGGCTGATTTCACTGTTTAATATTTTTGGCCGTATCGGCTGGGCCACCTCCTCAGACAAGCTGGGCCGTAAAACAACCTACTTCATCTTTTTTGTCCTCGGCATCATGATGTATATCTGCGGCACGTACGCGGCCAACCACCATCAACTGGCCTTGTTCCTGCTGGTGTTTTGCATCATTGCCTCGATGTATGGCGGTGGTTTTGCAACAATCCCAGCCTATCTGGCTGACTTGTTTGGTACCCAGTTTGTCGGCGCCATTCATGGTCGCCTGCTTACTGCCTGGTCCACTGCGGGCATTCTTGGCCCGGTGATTGTCAACTACCTGCACGACGTGCGACTGGAAGCCAACGTCGCTTATGCGGATATTTATGCGCCTATCTTCATGACGCTGGCGGCACTCCTTGGGATTGGCTTTGTTGCCAACTTGCTGGTGCGGCCAGTCGCTGACAAATATTTCATGTCAGACAGCGAGCTAGCAGCAGAACAAAGTAGTGGCAAAACAACCGCTAACGAGACAGTGAGTGTTGGCCAAAATGACCAGAAAACGCCTGGCATCCTGGTCAAGCTGGCCTGGCTGGCGGTCCTGATTCCAATCAGCTACGGCATCTGGATGACGGTTCAAAAAGCCTGGTCATTATTCGCATAA
- the ribH gene encoding 6,7-dimethyl-8-ribityllumazine synthase: protein MNKIAQNLDGAGKKIGIVLSRFNENIGAGLLQACEQELLKLGVKAEDITLATVPGALETPLILQHMALTEEFDALIAIGAIIRGETYHFEVVSNESARGISEVQRDTGVPVANAILTTENDEQAEVRVAIKGAEAAQAAIEMANLVSAL from the coding sequence GTGAACAAAATTGCCCAAAATCTGGACGGTGCCGGTAAAAAAATCGGTATCGTTCTCTCTCGCTTTAATGAAAATATTGGCGCAGGTTTGCTGCAAGCCTGCGAACAAGAACTGCTCAAACTGGGCGTAAAAGCGGAAGATATCACCCTGGCGACCGTGCCTGGCGCGCTAGAAACACCCTTGATTTTGCAACATATGGCGTTAACAGAAGAGTTTGATGCGCTGATTGCCATTGGCGCGATTATTCGCGGTGAAACCTACCACTTTGAAGTGGTCTCTAACGAGTCTGCCCGCGGTATTTCAGAAGTGCAACGCGACACCGGCGTGCCGGTTGCCAACGCTATTTTGACCACAGAAAACGACGAACAAGCAGAAGTGCGCGTTGCCATTAAAGGCGCTGAGGCAGCACAAGCCGCCATTGAAATGGCAAATTTAGTGAGCGCACTATGA